A portion of the Flavobacterium limnophilum genome contains these proteins:
- a CDS encoding heavy metal translocating P-type ATPase codes for MTHTYTITGMSCNGCRTKAEKALNEIEGVEATVSLDPPMATITSEKPVSVFKLQKALYSAGNYIIGESGEPNENSIYATPTPSEMKPVDLPKSAAGKYYCPMFCEGDKVYDEQVGCPVCGMDLVKAPELIAAKTSYTCPMHPEVVQDKPGDCPICGMDLVPMQAVDEEENGAYKDLLQKMKIALLFTIPVFIISMMEMLHNNPLLQIMETQKWNWVQFILALPVVFYAGWMFFVRAWKSILTWNLNMFTLIGIGTGVAFLFSVAGLLFPDYFPEEFKHHGTVSLYFEASVVILTLVLLGQLMEAKAHGQTNKAIKELLKLAPTQATLVVDGKDKVISIHDIKKGDFLRVKPGEKIPVDGKITDGESTIDESMISGEPIPVDKKIGDAVIAGTINGNKSFLMLAEKVGSETLLSQIVQMVNDASRSRAPIQKLADSIAKYFVPTVVGIAIVTFIVWANFGPEPAMVYGFINAVAVLIIACPCALGLATPMSVMVGVGKGAQSGVLIKNAEALENMNKVNVLITDKTGTITEGKPSVEKVFSSNNEEADLLQNIASLNQYSEHPLAQAVVNYAKAATISLMEVKDFEAVSGKGVIGTVSNKKVALGNKKLMEQVNSTVSEDLETKIIAEQKLGKTVSYIAVDGIAVGFVSISDKIKATSAEAVKELMRQGMEVIMLTGDNENTAKAVADELHLSRFIANCLPEDKLREIKRLQAEGKIVAMAGDGINDAPALAQADIGIAMGTGTDVAIESAKITLVKGDLQGIVKAKNLSHAVMNNIKQNLFFAFIYNVLGISVASGILYPVFGLLLSPMIAAAAMSFSSVSVIVNSLRLRSFKM; via the coding sequence ATGACACATACTTATACCATTACCGGGATGTCCTGCAACGGCTGTAGAACCAAGGCAGAAAAAGCCCTGAACGAAATAGAGGGAGTGGAGGCCACGGTTTCATTGGATCCGCCCATGGCGACGATTACTTCTGAAAAACCGGTTTCCGTATTCAAACTCCAAAAAGCATTGTATTCGGCAGGAAATTATATCATTGGCGAAAGCGGTGAACCCAATGAAAATTCCATTTATGCCACGCCAACGCCCAGCGAAATGAAGCCTGTCGATTTGCCCAAAAGTGCTGCTGGAAAATACTATTGCCCGATGTTTTGCGAAGGCGACAAAGTCTATGACGAGCAAGTGGGTTGCCCCGTTTGCGGAATGGATTTGGTTAAAGCTCCCGAATTGATTGCTGCCAAAACGAGCTACACTTGCCCGATGCATCCCGAAGTCGTGCAAGACAAACCCGGAGATTGCCCCATTTGCGGAATGGATTTGGTTCCAATGCAAGCCGTGGACGAGGAAGAAAACGGGGCCTACAAAGACTTGTTGCAAAAAATGAAAATAGCCTTGCTGTTCACCATTCCTGTTTTTATTATTTCGATGATGGAAATGCTGCACAACAATCCGTTGTTGCAAATCATGGAAACCCAAAAATGGAATTGGGTGCAATTTATTTTGGCACTTCCGGTAGTTTTTTATGCGGGTTGGATGTTCTTTGTCAGGGCTTGGAAATCCATCCTGACCTGGAATCTCAACATGTTTACGCTCATCGGAATAGGAACCGGTGTTGCTTTTCTGTTTAGTGTGGCGGGATTGTTGTTTCCCGATTATTTCCCCGAAGAATTCAAGCATCACGGCACGGTTTCACTTTATTTTGAAGCTTCGGTGGTGATATTGACCTTGGTTTTGTTGGGACAATTGATGGAAGCCAAAGCCCACGGACAAACCAACAAAGCCATCAAGGAACTACTGAAACTCGCTCCAACCCAAGCCACTTTGGTCGTTGATGGAAAAGACAAAGTCATTTCGATTCACGACATCAAGAAAGGCGATTTTTTGCGCGTAAAACCCGGAGAAAAAATCCCCGTCGACGGCAAAATAACCGATGGCGAAAGCACCATAGACGAATCGATGATTTCGGGTGAACCCATTCCTGTTGATAAAAAGATTGGCGATGCCGTGATTGCAGGAACGATAAACGGCAACAAATCCTTCCTGATGCTGGCCGAAAAAGTGGGTTCGGAAACCCTGCTTTCGCAAATTGTGCAAATGGTCAATGATGCCAGTCGTTCGAGGGCACCCATCCAGAAACTGGCCGACAGCATTGCCAAATATTTCGTGCCAACCGTGGTGGGAATTGCAATAGTTACCTTTATTGTTTGGGCGAATTTTGGACCAGAACCCGCCATGGTTTACGGTTTCATTAATGCCGTGGCAGTTTTGATTATTGCTTGTCCGTGTGCTTTGGGATTGGCCACGCCAATGTCCGTTATGGTTGGAGTAGGCAAGGGCGCACAATCGGGAGTCTTGATCAAAAATGCCGAAGCTTTGGAAAACATGAACAAAGTAAACGTCTTGATTACCGATAAAACCGGAACGATTACGGAAGGAAAACCATCGGTAGAAAAAGTATTTTCATCGAATAATGAAGAAGCGGATTTGTTGCAAAACATTGCTTCCTTGAACCAATACAGCGAACATCCTTTGGCACAAGCCGTGGTGAATTATGCCAAAGCAGCAACTATTTCTTTGATGGAAGTGAAGGATTTCGAAGCCGTTTCCGGCAAAGGCGTCATTGGAACGGTGTCCAACAAGAAAGTGGCTTTGGGAAACAAGAAGTTGATGGAGCAAGTGAATTCAACTGTTTCCGAAGATTTGGAAACCAAGATCATTGCCGAACAAAAACTGGGAAAAACGGTTTCCTATATTGCCGTTGATGGCATTGCCGTAGGTTTTGTTTCCATTTCCGATAAAATAAAAGCCACAAGTGCCGAGGCTGTCAAAGAATTGATGCGTCAGGGAATGGAAGTGATCATGTTGACGGGAGATAACGAAAATACCGCAAAAGCGGTCGCCGACGAACTGCATTTGAGCCGTTTTATCGCCAATTGTTTGCCCGAAGACAAGCTCAGGGAAATCAAACGCCTGCAAGCCGAAGGGAAAATCGTGGCTATGGCCGGCGACGGAATCAATGACGCTCCAGCATTGGCACAAGCCGACATCGGAATCGCGATGGGAACCGGAACGGACGTGGCGATTGAAAGTGCCAAAATAACCTTGGTAAAAGGCGATTTGCAAGGCATCGTGAAAGCCAAAAACCTGAGCCACGCAGTAATGAACAACATCAAACAGAACTTGTTTTTTGCGTTCATCTACAATGTTTTGGGAATTTCGGTGGCTTCGGGAATCTTGTATCCCGTTTTTGGATTGTTGCTGTCGCCGATGATTGCTGCTGCCGCGATGAGTTTTAGCTCGGTTTCCGTAATCGTGAATTCGTTGCGATTGAGGAGTTTTAAAATGTAA